The sequence GTGCTGTAGCgggcggccgcctccgcaacGCACTCGACCGAGGCGTCCGTCATGAAGAGAAAGGCAGGGCGGATGTGCTGCCACTTGAGCAGGTCGCCACCACGACCGCAGCAGAGATCCAACACATGTAGCTTTGCCAGTGGCTTGAGCGTGCGCCGGATGGCCGCTGCCATTGTAGTGAGCAGCACAGATTTCACCCAGTTGTTGAAGCGGCGAAGGTCACTGCGCTCTTCATTCGCCAGCTCCTTCGCGACAGTGCCGTAGTGCCTGCTCGTCTGCTGAGTTGCTTCGGAGCTGGGCGGGCGGCTTAACACCAGCGGCGCGTCCCTCTTCCGCTCCAATAGagtcgccgcctccggcgccgTGCGGTGCCGCAGGAGCCAGTCAAGGTGCTCGATGACGTTGTCGAAGATGGCTTCCTTGTTGTTCCCGCGGGGGTCGGCGTGTATGATCTCCCAGTAGCCACTGTCGCCGTCGTAGAAGGCGTCGACAACGTAGTCCGACCACGCATAGCACCCGCCAGCGTTCGCGAGCTGAATGTAAAGCACTTCCTCGAGACTCGGCACGGGTGTGTCGTCGCGGATGCCGGGGTGGTAGCCGAGCCCGATGCAGTCGCGTATCTTGCGAAGAGGAAAGGGCAGCGGATACATGACTGTCTTGTTTGTGTTGTTTGTGTAGGCGATGAGGTAAAGCTCTGCGTTTCCGCGACTCTCGCGAATGGCGCGCAGCGCTAACTTGGCCGTAACGCACTTCTCGGCCTCGGCTGCGTCCAAGGCGCTCGAGACCGTCTCGAGTGCCTTGAACAGGGTACCGACGCGTGCGCGGGCCGCAGACTCGAGGGCGTCGGCTTGCCCCTTCGCTTTCTCCGCGTCCACCTGCAGTAGCTCGAGCaggtggggaagggagaTGTTCTCCACGAGACTCTCGTACACCGAGATGGCGGTGATGATGGAATTGGCGCCGAGTTTGTCAGGTCTTAGGCGCTGGATGTACCACCGCTGCGTTGCCTCATCGTAGGCGCACTCGGCTACGACGGCCGCGTCCACCGGCATTTCGAAGCCGTGCGGGTTCAGGATGTGCATCGGCTTGCGCAACCGCCAGTGCCCCGCCACGTCTTCGCGATGACCGTAGTTCTTCTTGACGAAAAACAGAGACACGGTGTACATGTCCGGCTGTTTGTCAGACGCCTGGAGAAGCCAGTCGATGGACAGAAGGTGCTGCCATTTCCACTTTAGCtgcacgctgctggagccCACAACCACAGGGAACTCGTCTGGGGTGAAGATGAGGCCATCGTTTTCCGTCGGGCCGTGAGGACCGTCGTAGAGGAAGCACTGTGACTCGGCGCTGTAGCGAAGCTTTGCCAGACAGGCACCAATGTCAGCCAGTGCCCACATGTCCTTGACGTACCAGGATACGTAGCCGCATTCATCGGTGGTGACGGGCaacgcgcatgtgtgcaccACCGCCTTGAGCGCGTCGTATCGCTCCACCATGGAGCGCTTTGCCATGTTCACCAAGACATTGTCGGCTGCTCCCGCGTAAGCGAAGAGGTCGAAAGCCCCAAGTACCAAGCGAGGCACGGCAGGCGAGGAAGTCGCAGACCGGTGCACCGACATGAGCTCCGCATCCAGCACAAAGGTGTGGTACTGGAGAGTCGTGTGATCATCCATGAAGAGGTAAGCGGCGTCAAGCGAGCGGTCCACTGCGTAGGCGAAATGACGTccacgccggtggcggcgcaacGTCACCAATGCGGACGGCGAGGCGTCATCCGCGGCAGTCGCCACTCTCAGCGTAAAACACTCCGACTCGCACGGCTCGAGAGCGGAGAACAGCTCGAGTGTGCAGCTCCGCCCTCCAAGGGAGAGGGTCTCGCGAAAGGCGGCGTCTTCGCCCTGACCGGCAtaccggcgcagcgcacggcgtgcgcgctcCAACGCCAAGACGCTTGCGAGATGAGAGAGATTCACCGATGCCGAGACGGCGTCGGCTGCACTGTCCGCCACCCATGCGGGAAAACGAGGCGCCCACATGGAAACCACCACTACGCGAATACCGTCGCTCTTCTCCGTGACCGTGTACCCATGCTGACGCAGGCGAGCGGTGTCTTTCTTGCAGAGAGGCGTGCACATCGGGCCGGGGAACTCTGCGTCGTTAGGATTGAGCGTCACGTTGGCGTGGCGCAGGACGCACTGCAGCATGTCCGCACACAGTGGTGACGCGTCGCTGAGCATTCCCTCCAGCGCGGCCTCCACGTCAGGCATCTGTGCGTCAGAGACGTCGGCTTCGCCATCGGCGTGGACGGCATTATACCACGCATCATTTGCGTGACAACACCATCTATGGTGCGGCTCGTCCTTGCTTGCCTCGCTTAATGCCTTGAGGCTTTGCAGCTGCATGTGGAGCTGAAAGGAGAGTGAAGTGCTGCTCTAGAAGGCGTGATCACGACACGAAAAAGGGTTGAGGACAGGTTGACGTCCAACAGTGTGACCTCGTGCGCTTTCTCCACCTATTATTCCCAGTAagcgtgcgccgctgctgaggcgTGCTACGGACGGGCCCCCGCCTTCCGCTCCGGATCGGCGTGTAGGTAGGGAGTGCGGAGAGCTACAGTGGGAAAACAATAACGACCTGATCGGACGATGTCAGGCGTacgccgtgtgtgtgcggtgtgGCGCAGTGAGCACAGAGGGGTCAGAGAGGCGGGGGTCGGGGAACGAGGAGGAAGGTACGTCGCCACTGGATGGGCAACAGGCAaagcgggggtggggtggggtgggagtGAGCGACGATGGCGGTCGTGTGCAGCGCTACGTTGCTTAGCAACGCTATATTCTCCTGGATTGCGCTTCTGTTCTCGAGAAGGTGACGTGAAGTGCTTCATGGTGCCCCAGTGCAGCGCCTTTCTTCGGTTGCACGGAAACGGCATGCCACGTTACAACATTCCGCCAAGGACACACCAACCTActggaggggagggagagaagggggcgaAGAGCAGTGCAAGGGCCGCAGCCATCAAGGTACGTgacgcgcgccgcggacacGTTTGTGTGTCTGACTTCCGTcgcttcttttcttctttttttttactctGAGTggctgtttttttttccagtAAAAgatggaggggggagaaggagacCGAAAAAAATTAGGAAGACGACGGGGAGCGCGTTGCGGCCGGAGTGTCAGCGAAACTCATTGCTATTTCCCGCGTCTTCTCACCGAGCGCGTAGcgcatccccccccccaacaaAGCCATTATACACAAACAGCAAGTGAAacagaaacgaaaagaagacaTGGCGAATAACACACGGCCGTTGACAGCCGATTGCGTGGCCTTGCACAAGCTATGCGGCACActtttcctctccctccctcacctcgCACGATACCGCGGAGACTACAGAGGCGCTTTCCGATTATCCTATCGTACTTCGCAGCGAGTGCGGTTCTCCACTCACGCATGCGCTTCAACTCAGGGCTGAAACGCAGCCACGCGGGTGCGCGCAAGTGAATGGGATGGAGTGAGGGGGGACGGAGTGCGGGAGAGCCACAGCGAGGAAGCGGAATAGCGGAATTGTTGTTGTGCTCCAGTGTAACCAAGCGCGTCCACGCGGGCGGTAGgaacagagggagagaggaacgAAGGCGCGAAAGTGTTCGCAGTACGCTTCCCATACCACGCCAACTCATACCCGCTCATCGCGTACACACCCGTGGGTGGACACATGAAACAGAGAACGAAAAGCAAGATGTGTAAAAGAAAGCGCGTAACAGCAACAACGCGCAGAGGAACCCATTAATGGAGAAGGACACAACACGCAAACGAAGGGGGGGAGGACAGCAACAACGCACACTCGCATGCGCACATACCCATGAAAAAGGTGAAAGGCGGGGAATGGGGTGGGATCAAAGAAGTGCGTAGAAGCCACGCGAAGAGTAACGTCGTCGACCCAAAGGACGAGTGTGAGTGGAGACATGGGGGAGATGTATtcggcagcgagagagagagacgagacCAGCATCCGCACTAGGGCACGTGCATCCAGGCACAGCCCCTCACGCCCACCCTCGTACGGTGCTAGACCAGTGGTGTGGTGTAGAGAGTAAAGAGGGAGGCGACTGGTAGTCGGCgactcgcacacacagcaggtGGAGAGAGGCCCCGTCAATACACAAGCCCATGAGGTAGGAAAGCAGCGaaaagcaacaacaaaaaatgAATGTCAACGTTGGTGCCTCACGTAGCATCACGACGCATCGAGGTGTGCGCGATGTCTCGCAAGGGAgcgcaaaaacaaaacggagAAGCCCAACGACACTGAATGCCcgccggagctgctgctcgcttATAGTCGTTGCTTGACGTTTTCTCGTTTCCCTGAATCTGTGCTgtgaaaagagagagggggaaatccaccgccacgcgctgAACCAAGAAGACAAGCAAACATATGACTGTATgcgaacacacgcacctgcATATGCAAGGGGCGAAAGGTTGAAGATGAAAGACGGCTGAGGGAGTGGCGCAAAGAGATCCGCATGACGTCGAGACACGAGAGGGGCACTGCAAAGGCGCGGACCTCTTCTACGGGAACCCTCACGGtgaggaaaaagaaagaaacgaggacacagaaagaaaaaaaaaagacagagacAATGAAGCGACGGGAGGTTCTGTGCGGATGCCTGAAGCCATTGCGAGCCACTTGACAGGAGAAGCACACGCTGCGACATCCACCACAATCGCAAAGAAGCACACAGGGAAACaagcaacaaaaagaaagataCAGAGGAACAGGAGTTTTTTTGTTGCGCTTCCAGGTGCgatgcacacaaacacacacatgcactgACACACGCTCACCAACACAAGCGAGGCGCAGATATGGAAGGCCGAAGGGAGAAGCTACAAAGGAAAGAacggaggagggaaagagggcaTGAGTGCAGGCTTGACATCCGCGGGGTTCCTCTCGTGCTCAGTGCGACGCGGTCCGAGAGAgagcacatacacagacgcacacattCCAGACACAGAGGACCCAAACAGCCGCATTGGTCAAAGAACTCGGAGGGAGTTTGTAGTGGTTTCTTGTTGTTTGGTGCCGCGGCCTCTTCGGCTTCGGCATGTATCCGCATAGGCAACGCGtcacaggcgcgcgcgcaccggtTCACATTCGCCACGTCGCCACAAATCCAGATACATGCTTCCTTCTCGCGTAtgcgaagagagggagggggcggaggtACACGGCGGATcggaacaacaacaaaagagcGTCAGCAATGCGAAGCAATGATTCGAAAAACACcagcaaaaaaaagtgaAAAGACAAGGTTGGTAGCAGAACAAGAGTGAGGAGAATACGCGCAGGAAAGCTGCTCACTGGCTGCTTTATGCAGTTTTCAGATGGTATCGTGTCGCAAGCATGGAGCAACGTGTCGTGAGAGCTCTGCACCGTTCCTTCGGCGGCCCCTCTCTTGCTGCGGACTCCCTTTCTTGTTTGTCTCTTCCTTCCACTTCTCTACGTGCATTGGCGATAGAGTCAAACGGAGTAGAAAAGgcgaaaagggggaaaaatGGCAAAGTAGTTGTGATGGGCGACAGTAACCGAACAGAGATGATGTGATGTGGTTGCACTGGGTTATTGTTACCCCTCACGGGACACCCAGCTACATAGGGGAACGCCCGTGCACATAAACACAAAGGCGCACCGTCAGTCACACTCACTCATGCACCAACTTGGGCGCTTagtgtgcatgcgtgtgcgcgcgggggGATCATAAATAGAAACAAGATAAGAGAGAGGAATAGAGAGCCAGGAGAATCACAAACAGCGCACaaacaacacacaaaaagcAAACCAACAAGGAATGAGACTGAGGGAGGGacggagggaagggggggggagatgCGAGGGTATGATGCGACGgcagagaaaagagaaatACATCTCTCTACAaatcgtgtgcgtgtgctaAAAAGAACATACGCTTCTGTTTAGTGATGACTGCTTCGCGAGAGCTATCCGAAGAGGGTTGGGTGGATGCAAAAGAAAGAAGAACCACGCCCAACAAAAGCTGCAGAACGCATAAAGTTACGGATCGCCCAGCGCAAGGATCAGAATCCATATGGTTTCCGCGTGGTAGATCTCCGAAAGGCCGCCAGCGTGGGCTCTATGCATGGCGATGGAGAGaagcctcctccacgccacAGAatcggcgacagcggcagcagcacggaaacgcacacccacacagcTGACAAACGGACAATGCCAAACGGCAAGCCAGCAAGCGGAGGCTGACAAGCAcgagaacacacacacacacacaaacacgcagaggcgctgAAGAAATCAGTAGAAACGACCCCCCCCTGATAGATAGAGAGGGCCAGCAGCTATTCTGCCATTCTTGCAGCGCTAGCACCGCTCCGTTGTtaccgttttttttttcctccaCCTGCGCGTTTACACTTCGCGGAGTCATCACTTTTTCGCCATTCCGTGCACCATTTTGGAACGTGACAGAGAGCCACTGCTCAGCGGTGCGCTCCGAGTTCGTCAGTTCCCTACTTCTGCGCTGTAGCATACGTGCTCTGTTTGAAAACAGGGCACGCATGCTATCGCTTTTCTCATCTCGACGAATGCATCAAGAAGCGGCGCAGGTTACCACCCGTCATCGCGGTTCGATCTACATAAAGTAAAGCGTTCAGCGACGACATTACAACAGCGTTCTTGtgtctctcctttttttgcTTTCGATTGAGATAAGGGCTCTGCGGCGGGCGGGGCCGAGGGTGCGGATAGAGGAAGGCGTTGGCGTGGGGGCAGGGTGGCCCGATTGCGCACATGCGGGATGATGTGGGCAGTGGCCAGCGCCGTGTTCACGAGGACAGCGCAAAAGAAAACTATACACATCGACGGCGCTTTGCTGGCGATTGATAGCGCgggtgggggaagggagagggtggcCCCCTCGGGCCACGGATGCTTGTTTTGCTCAAGATGAACCAGCGCGCATCAAGCCTTCGCGCGCCACGGCTTTACGTTCTGTTTTACTTCGTAGGGAAGATAGCGACAGTAACAAGCTGTGAAATGAGAGCTACAGCAGGCCGCTATACGTGCGTCTGTatttttttcgtttttccaTCCGCTGCTACTCGAAAGATCGAGGTTGGGCTTGGAgtagagagagggtgggggggggtggcaggaagaagagaagaaagaCAGAATAATTGAGAGACGAAAAGCACATTAGGTGGCtagatgtgtgtgtgtgtgtgtgtacgaaGGCCAGTTGTCACCCCTCCTCGAtgggcgggagagggagagggggagaatGGCAACGAGCGCGGAAGGAGAAAATGAGcgcaagaaaaaagagacgcacacacaattACGCTTACGTAGTACAAAGACAAGCACACAAATACGTAGAAAAAAAGGTTAGCACGAACACTGACAAATCGTaggaagagagacggagaaagggaggggggagggaaaaggTCGAGGAGGGTGCGGAAGAGGCGAACGCAATCATCATCACCTTCATTATGAGACTCGCTTCCGTCCGCGCGGGAAGAAACCAACACGAAGagcagcgaaaaaaaaatctGGAACGGGGAAGAGAAGATGGGAAGCAtaaaaggcagagagagagagagcgcgcaagAGCAATCTCACAAGCACTGGCCGTaaagagaaaacgaaagagaGGAGCCACACgctgatgtgcgtgcgtgcgtgcggggcAACACATCGAGCGAGTGAAAAAAATGGACAAGCGACAATGAGGCGAGCAAgcagaaaaaagagggagagaggggagggggcatcAACTAGTGTCTTTCCATTGCCGAACATGTGGCTAATTTCAAGGAAGGGCTGCTGGGAGAGATACGGGGACGAGTGCAAGGGCGCAGGGAGTAgacaagagcagcagtgATAGAGGCAGATGGAAACACTCTaagaaagacacacacacacacaaacacacagaacGACATATGAATGGCGTGCGCACAGCTCCAAATCTTCGGAAAGTGGAGAGACTatgagagaggaagagagagacgcacacgcacacacacacacggaagTGAAGAGGAGCGTGGAGGAAGATCAGCAACAAGCGTCACACGGCACCGACAAAGACGCAGTACTCCCTCGGAGGTTCCATGGGGGATAAGGGGAATTCCCAAAACGAATCACATGAAAGGCGAAGACGACAGAGGGAAACCCGAAGACGACTAGCCATCACAACATGAGCGAGAAGTAAAGAGAGACTCGCGACAGAGATGCCCGCCGTATCGCGTTTCGGTTCTCTGCTGTGTTTCGTCGCCATCCTTGGTGCGATTTCCTTATTGAGATGTCGGCGTCACGGATTAGGGAAGCGTGAGGCCGGGGGAGCAGGGCGCGTAGCGCAGACTGCAGCTTAGTTGCTGCCCCTCCGCTGGTTGTAGGCCAGCGAAAAGAGAGGAAACGAAGAGCGAAgcagggaagagaggagagcgacgctCAAGACAAGCGtcgtgaaaaaaaaaaacgaaggcGAGCGCTAACACGtcaaaacaaagaaaagagcacacaaagagaagaaaaaaaacaagaacaGTGGCGAGCCTACATCAGTGAAAGCAGCGGGGAAGGAGTACTGCGCACGACCACTTGCTGCTGATTTCGAGTAGCTGTACACAAGTTGACGCGTGCATGGACACAAGCTCACACACATGCAAGCctacacacaaacagagagCGACACATATACCCTTCTCTCTGCACTACAATGTCCTCCAGCTTATATTTTTTCCACATGTCCGACGTGCTGCTTCTCCCCGCTTCATTTCCGCATCGCTCAGTCCCTCTCTCACAGTTCCTTCGCCCCGTCagaagcacgcacacacgcacgcacccccCGGCGCacaacacatacacatacaaaaaaaaacggactTTCTGAGAAGAAACAcgaaaggggtggggtgtggtGGTGAGAGGGGAAAGAAGACAACGCCGAAACAAGTGTGACCACCAcgcagtgagagagagacgcaaaAGCAAACGGAAAGATAAAGATTCCTCTGCCTTCACGAGCATGAGAGTGGAGAGAAgagatgagggagggaggggggcttgTGGAGCTGCAGGGCTCCATCCCATGGTTCTAACCCGATGTGGGCGATATCACAAGCGTGTTGGACAGCGCCCAGTAGGCCAAACGGATTTGTGTATGCCACTCTTACCGAATTGCTAATTATCATTTTGATGACTTCTATGCAAACACAGGGCCCACCCTTCCTTATCCATCATGTCTCACGCGTTGACTTACATGATGGGGGCTGCTGGTCGCAGGGCGAGACTGATTTGAGCCCACAGACAAGGTCGTAGAACAGGTTGACCTCCTTTTCCCCACAAAGAAGTAACGGAGACCCTCGTGCCAGAGGGCAGGATACTGTTGCCGACAGAGGGAAACAGAAGTAAGTTCCTAAAGCTTCGTGACTTCGGTGTGCGAGAGCCCAAAACggaagaaacgaaaaaaaaaacaactCTCTCTCGACGCTACCCCTCCAAGACCAGCGTTTTCCTTTTGTTCAGTGGGGATGGAGCTGATCTCACTTACCAGCGGCGGGGAGAGGAGTTgagggaggaaaagagaagtgAGATTCGTGATCACTCACCTTTCTTAGATACACCTGTGCTGTAATGTATACAGAGAGGGCAGAGCCAACGATGAATCGCAGCCAGCCTTATCGTTGCAGATTTTAGGTCCTGCAAAGAAACCCGCCATACACATTTTCACGAACAAGTATGCATCAAAGCAGGAAGTGTCCGGCATACTTAGACCTCAGCTGAATATTGTATTCTTCGTCTGCGCCCCCTTCACACACTGGTACTTCCCCACTTCACCTTTCCCTGCCagttcctccctcccttgtgtgagagagaagggaaaaaagagaggcggTGACGGGGAAGGaatgcagcgcagcgcgcctTATCTCAGATTGCACATGTTGTAGAGTGTGTGCATGTccgagagaaggagagagaggggtggggtgggcggGAACGCCAAGATGGAGAGACTCGCTCGCTTTTACTCTTTTTCCCTTCAAGAACTTACTCTCTCCTGCTTGTTGTGTGAACAATGTGTGGCtgagaagaaaaaggagagggagagttGCGGAGCAGAAATCGAAGGGACACAGAAAcgtggaagagagagaggtaggAAGGGAGTGATGAGAGGAGACACTTCTTACATGAGTGGGAGACCCACTTCACTGCATGCATGGGAAGCGTCTCAGTAACaacgggaaaaaaaagggaggcgagggttagaagtgtgtgtgtgtgtgtgtgatggggGCGAGAATCAAAACGGTGGAACGAGCGGAGAGGCGAAGTGAGAAAATAGATTGACTCTTGAAGTTCGATATTAGCTAAGATACTGGCAAAGAAGCGGCTTATCAAGGGCGCGCACAAAgtcgaaaacgaaaaagagaaaacgaaaTCAAgtcggcagcaccagccgaGGCAAGCACGACGTCCTTTTCAACGTGTGCCCATGATTGCGTTGCCTTGCTGCTGTGTTGACAAAAACCCACAcaaagtgtgtgtgtgtgtgggtgggtgggtgggggcggggcgaGTAACTTGAGAGCTGCTGAGAATGCTGCGCCGAtaacccccctcccccctccgaaaaaaaaaaacaaaaaaaaaggctaGTCTGCTATGCCGAGGGATGCGAGGCGTGTTTTTGTAGAGAGAAGTAACAGGatgagaagagagagaaggaatGCGAAGGAGGTGCACCCTCATTCAcacgagacacacacagaaacggGCCTTctttctgtctctccctctctacCGTCTAACACCCGGGCCTACACGCACCATCTGCACCCGACCGATTACAGACgcacagaaagaaaacaaaaaaaggtgcgaaaaaaaaaataccACTGCTTTCTTGTAGGTGGCGaggctgcctctgctgcgtcacGCGAAGGACATACCCTTACGCATACGCGCCGCGATCCGCTCCGCGACTCACATGCGCGTATCTATGCATAATATCAGGCATTGGTGACTGTCGAGAACGCATATGAGAAGGATGGGGAAGGAAAATACGTAGAGGGAAGGCTGGTATGAGAGACATCCGCTGGACCAAAAGAAAACGCGCCGACAACCAGGCACAAAAGCAGAGCATGAAGAAACAGTG comes from Leishmania infantum JPCM5 genome chromosome 22 and encodes:
- a CDS encoding mRNA cap methyltransferase-like protein — its product is MQLQSLKALSEASKDEPHHRWCCHANDAWYNAVHADGEADVSDAQMPDVEAALEGMLSDASPLCADMLQCVLRHANVTLNPNDAEFPGPMCTPLCKKDTARLRQHGYTVTEKSDGIRVVVVSMWAPRFPAWVADSAADAVSASVNLSHLASVLALERARRALRRYAGQGEDAAFRETLSLGGRSCTLELFSALEPCESECFTLRVATAADDASPSALVTLRRHRRGRHFAYAVDRSLDAAYLFMDDHTTLQYHTFVLDAELMSVHRSATSSPAVPRLVLGAFDLFAYAGAADNVLVNMAKRSMVERYDALKAVVHTCALPVTTDECGYVSWYVKDMWALADIGACLAKLRYSAESQCFLYDGPHGPTENDGLIFTPDEFPVVVGSSSVQLKWKWQHLLSIDWLLQASDKQPDMYTVSLFFVKKNYGHREDVAGHWRLRKPMHILNPHGFEMPVDAAVVAECAYDEATQRWYIQRLRPDKLGANSIITAISVYESLVENISLPHLLELLQVDAEKAKGQADALESAARARVGTLFKALETVSSALDAAEAEKCVTAKLALRAIRESRGNAELYLIAYTNNTNKTVMYPLPFPLRKIRDCIGLGYHPGIRDDTPVPSLEEVLYIQLANAGGCYAWSDYVVDAFYDGDSGYWEIIHADPRGNNKEAIFDNVIEHLDWLLRHRTAPEAATLLERKRDAPLVLSRPPSSEATQQTSRHYGTVAKELANEERSDLRRFNNWVKSVLLTTMAAAIRRTLKPLAKLHVLDLCCGRGGDLLKWQHIRPAFLFMTDASVECVAEAAARYSTSEGQSVKVANGKQKGFPAFFAVHDAFDAASGLREDLLKRGPFQLTSCQFSMHYGCRSKESMRYFVKAIADSLVPHGRFVGTTVSDVELLYRAKEHGAEFGNDVYGVRFGAEAFAQLQSANFEPAALSFGVPYTATVERSVKDMTEYVVPWDAFVALCAEHQLKLVLEDNFIHYYGQHKDTEAGKAMTLEQRRKRHNDGDVVDCPLSPSEQAAVGLYRLFVFEKTKAKQCSFGTAERKQGRCSD